The following are from one region of the Cloacibacterium normanense genome:
- the cas2 gene encoding CRISPR-associated endonuclease Cas2 — translation MELNGYRIMWLFVFFDLPTETPKDRKNASGFRNNLLKDGYSMMQYSVYVRHCASSESADVHEKRINKLLPPLGKVSILRITDKQYGNIINFWGKSEVPKSPQPVQLELF, via the coding sequence ATGGAACTAAACGGATACCGAATTATGTGGCTATTTGTATTCTTTGACTTACCTACCGAAACTCCTAAAGACAGAAAAAACGCTTCTGGATTTAGAAATAATCTGCTAAAAGATGGATATAGCATGATGCAATATTCTGTATATGTAAGACACTGTGCAAGTAGCGAAAGTGCAGATGTACACGAAAAAAGAATTAATAAACTCTTACCACCATTAGGTAAAGTAAGCATTCTGCGCATTACCGATAAACAATACGGAAATATCATTAATTTCTGGGGAAAATCCGAAGTACCAAAATCACCTCAGCCAGTACAATTAGAACTATTTTAG
- the cas1 gene encoding type II CRISPR-associated endonuclease Cas1 — MIKKTILLENKASITTKNLQLLIKSEIRESSIPIEEIGFLVIDHPEIFLSMPAMNLLVENNTSVIICGKNHLPNGMFLNLNSHHIQQEIFKNQIEASVPLKKQLWQQTIIEKITNQGILLEKITGEKNSFDFIASKVLSGDTSNMEATAANIYWKAFFENSTFKKFKRERFGDYPNNFLNYGYAILRAATARALSGSGLLNTLGIHHKSKYNAFALADDIMEPFRPMVDEKVFEIINQYDEEELNTKLKAELLQILTRTLYFEDEKSPMMVGLQKTASSLQQCFTGERKKIKYPKLWN, encoded by the coding sequence ATGATTAAAAAAACCATCCTTTTAGAAAATAAAGCGTCAATCACTACTAAAAATCTACAACTCCTTATAAAATCTGAAATACGAGAAAGCTCTATCCCAATAGAAGAAATAGGATTCTTGGTAATAGACCATCCAGAAATTTTTCTGAGTATGCCAGCAATGAACTTATTAGTAGAAAATAACACATCGGTTATTATTTGTGGCAAAAACCATCTTCCTAATGGCATGTTTCTTAACCTGAATAGCCATCACATTCAACAAGAAATTTTCAAAAACCAAATTGAAGCCAGTGTCCCATTAAAAAAACAACTGTGGCAACAAACCATTATAGAAAAAATTACCAACCAAGGAATTCTTTTAGAAAAAATAACAGGTGAGAAAAATTCTTTTGACTTCATCGCCTCCAAAGTCTTGAGCGGAGACACTTCTAATATGGAAGCTACAGCTGCCAATATTTACTGGAAAGCGTTCTTTGAAAACAGCACGTTTAAAAAATTTAAAAGAGAACGTTTCGGAGATTATCCTAATAATTTCTTAAACTACGGCTATGCTATTCTAAGAGCTGCTACAGCTAGAGCACTCTCTGGAAGCGGACTACTCAATACCTTAGGAATTCATCATAAAAGCAAATACAATGCTTTTGCTTTGGCAGATGACATTATGGAACCATTTCGACCTATGGTAGACGAAAAAGTTTTTGAAATCATTAACCAATATGATGAAGAAGAACTCAATACCAAACTAAAGGCTGAACTTCTACAAATCTTAACCAGAACACTCTATTTCGAAGATGAAAAAAGTCCGATGATGGTAGGCTTACAAAAAACAGCAAGTTCTCTACAGCAATGCTTCACTGGCGAGCGAAAAAAAATAAAATATCCCAAATTATGGAACTAA
- a CDS encoding bile acid:sodium symporter, translating to MVLAGKLIPYQESYHQIFNLEQFIDWGIAGIFLLYGLKLNLKEVLKDVSNWKLHLLVQAGTFILFPALVLVFYPIFKDSPYFQSWLSVYFLACLPSTVSSSVVMVSIAKGNVTSAIFNASISGLIGIVMTPLLMGFFLNAQAAESHQSEIIQQLLLKVLLPIILGILLNPIFKNWVTKYSKIIAEFDRLIILLIVYESFSKAFIENIFSTVPSLVFVVITLAAVALFFIVYEILKRISHRLGFSREDVITTAFCGSKKSLVHGSLFVMILGIPEEQKVLFLLPIMIYHSFQLFYVSALANKIAKSKV from the coding sequence ATGGTTTTAGCAGGAAAACTCATTCCTTACCAAGAATCTTACCATCAAATTTTTAACTTAGAACAATTCATCGATTGGGGAATTGCGGGAATTTTCCTTTTATATGGGCTAAAACTCAACTTGAAAGAAGTCCTGAAAGATGTCTCCAACTGGAAGTTGCATCTATTGGTTCAAGCGGGAACTTTCATTCTTTTTCCTGCATTGGTATTGGTTTTTTATCCAATTTTTAAAGATTCGCCATACTTCCAAAGTTGGCTTTCCGTATATTTTTTAGCGTGTTTGCCTTCTACCGTTTCTTCATCGGTAGTGATGGTGTCTATTGCCAAAGGAAATGTGACTTCTGCTATTTTTAATGCATCTATTTCTGGACTTATTGGCATTGTGATGACACCTTTGTTGATGGGGTTTTTCTTAAATGCTCAAGCTGCCGAAAGTCATCAGTCTGAAATTATCCAACAACTCTTACTCAAAGTTCTTTTGCCGATTATCTTGGGAATTCTGCTCAATCCAATATTTAAAAATTGGGTAACGAAATACAGTAAAATCATTGCAGAATTTGACCGTCTCATTATTTTACTCATCGTTTACGAAAGTTTTTCTAAAGCATTTATCGAGAATATTTTTTCTACCGTTCCTTCTCTGGTTTTTGTAGTGATTACACTTGCGGCAGTAGCGCTTTTTTTTATCGTATATGAGATTTTAAAACGCATTTCGCATCGATTAGGTTTCAGCAGGGAAGATGTGATTACCACTGCATTTTGTGGCTCCAAAAAATCTTTGGTTCATGGCAGTTTATTTGTGATGATACTAGGAATTCCCGAAGAACAAAAAGTTCTTTTCCTATTGCCGATTATGATTTACCACAGTTTCCAATTGTTCTATGTAAGTGCTCTCGCCAATAAAATCGCAAAAAGCAAAGTTTAA